A genome region from Mycobacterium florentinum includes the following:
- a CDS encoding glycoside hydrolase family 15 protein yields MVMHAEPADQPADAAPEQAFPSARQSELVSPLDFSAPAPFTSGSALRNPFPPIADYAFLSDWETTCLISPAGSVEWLCVPRPDSPSVFGAILDRSAGHFRLGPYGVSVPSARRYLPGSLIMETTWQTHTGWLIVRDALVMGPWHDIERRSKTHRRTPMDWDAEHILLRTVRCVSGTVELVMSCEPAFDYHRIGPTWEYAANAYGEALARASKQPDDHPQLRLTSNLNIGLEGREARARTRMKEGDDVFVALSWTKHPAPQTYDEAADKMWQTTECWRQWINIGNFPDHPWRAYLQRSALTLKGLTYSPTGALLAASTTSLPETPRGERNWDYRYAWIRDSTFALWGLYTLGLDREADDFFAFIADVSGANNNERHPLQVMYGVGGERSLVEEELNHLSGYDHARPVRIGNGAYDQIQHDIWGSILDSFYLHAKSREQVPETLWPVLKKQVDEAIAHWREPDRGIWEVRGEPQHFTSSKVMCWVALDRGAKLAERQGEKSYAQQWRVIAEEIKADILKNGVDSRGVFTQRYGSDALDASLLLVVLTRFLPPDDPRVRNTVLAIANELTEEGLVLRYRVEQTDDGLSGEEGTFTICSFWLVSALVEIGEVARAKRLCERLLSYASPLHLYAEEIEPRTGRHLGNFPQAFTHLALINAVVHVIRAEEESDGSGMFQPANAPM; encoded by the coding sequence ATGGTCATGCACGCCGAACCCGCCGACCAGCCCGCCGACGCCGCCCCCGAGCAGGCGTTTCCATCGGCACGCCAATCGGAGCTGGTCTCGCCGCTCGATTTCAGCGCGCCGGCGCCGTTCACCTCCGGCAGCGCGCTGCGCAACCCGTTTCCGCCGATCGCCGACTACGCATTTCTGTCCGACTGGGAAACGACGTGCCTGATCTCCCCCGCGGGTTCGGTCGAATGGCTGTGTGTGCCCCGGCCGGACTCGCCGAGCGTGTTCGGCGCGATCCTCGACCGCAGTGCGGGCCATTTCCGGCTCGGCCCGTACGGCGTCTCGGTGCCCTCGGCCCGCCGCTACCTGCCCGGCAGCCTGATCATGGAAACCACCTGGCAAACCCACACCGGCTGGCTGATCGTGCGCGATGCGCTGGTGATGGGCCCCTGGCATGACATCGAGCGCCGGTCCAAAACCCACCGCCGCACCCCGATGGACTGGGACGCCGAGCACATCCTGCTGCGCACGGTCCGCTGCGTCAGCGGCACCGTCGAGCTGGTCATGAGTTGCGAACCGGCGTTCGACTACCACCGCATCGGCCCCACCTGGGAATACGCGGCGAACGCGTACGGCGAGGCGCTCGCACGCGCCAGCAAGCAACCCGACGACCACCCCCAGCTGCGCCTGACCAGCAACCTGAACATCGGGCTGGAGGGCCGCGAAGCACGCGCGCGCACCCGGATGAAGGAAGGCGACGACGTGTTCGTCGCGCTCAGCTGGACCAAGCACCCGGCGCCGCAGACCTACGACGAGGCCGCCGACAAGATGTGGCAGACCACCGAGTGCTGGCGGCAGTGGATCAACATCGGCAACTTCCCCGACCACCCGTGGCGGGCGTACCTGCAGCGCAGCGCGCTCACCCTGAAGGGCCTGACCTATTCGCCCACCGGCGCGCTGCTGGCCGCCAGCACCACGTCGCTGCCGGAGACGCCACGGGGCGAACGCAACTGGGACTACCGCTACGCCTGGATCCGCGACTCGACCTTCGCACTGTGGGGCCTGTACACGCTCGGCCTGGATCGCGAAGCCGACGACTTCTTCGCGTTCATCGCCGATGTGTCCGGCGCGAACAACAACGAGCGCCATCCGCTGCAGGTGATGTACGGAGTCGGTGGCGAACGCAGCCTGGTCGAAGAGGAACTGAATCACCTTTCCGGTTATGACCACGCGCGCCCGGTACGAATCGGCAACGGCGCCTATGACCAGATCCAGCACGACATTTGGGGTTCGATCCTCGATTCGTTCTACCTGCACGCCAAGTCCCGCGAACAGGTTCCGGAGACGTTGTGGCCGGTACTCAAGAAGCAGGTGGACGAGGCGATCGCGCACTGGCGCGAGCCCGATCGCGGCATCTGGGAAGTGCGCGGGGAGCCGCAGCACTTCACGTCGTCGAAGGTGATGTGCTGGGTGGCGCTGGACCGCGGGGCCAAACTGGCCGAGCGGCAGGGCGAGAAGAGCTATGCCCAGCAGTGGCGGGTCATCGCCGAGGAGATCAAGGCCGACATCCTCAAGAACGGGGTGGACTCGCGCGGGGTGTTCACCCAGCGCTACGGCAGTGACGCGCTGGATGCCTCGCTGCTGCTGGTGGTGCTGACGCGATTCCTGCCGCCCGACGACCCGCGGGTGCGCAACACGGTGCTGGCCATCGCCAACGAACTCACCGAGGAAGGCCTGGTGCTGCGCTACCGGGTCGAGCAGACCGACGACGGGTTGTCCGGCGAGGAAGGCACGTTCACCATTTGCTCGTTCTGGCTGGTGTCCGCGCTGGTCGAGATCGGTGAGGTGGCACGGGCCAAGCGGTTGTGTGAGCGGCTGCTGTCCTACGCCAGCCCGCTGCATCTCTACGCCGAGGAGATCGAGCCGCGCACCGGCCGGCACCTGGGCAACTTCCCGCAGGCGTTCACCCACCTGGCGCTGATCAACGCGGTGGTACACGTGATCCGCGCCGAGGAGGAATCCGACGGCTCCGGGATGTTCCAGCCCGCCAACGCCCCCATGTAG
- a CDS encoding FAD-dependent oxidoreductase — MAVASEETTCVIAGGGPAGMVLGLLLARGGVRVTVMEKHADFLRDFRGDTVHASTLRLLDELGLGSRFAQLPHRLIDSIQLEMQGQPLNLDLSHLPGAHQHIALVPQWDFLELLATAAETEPSFRLLRSTEVTGVVRDGDRVTGVTYRDSSGESKQMRALLTVACDGRGSTVRSAIGFEPRRFGAPMDVWWFRLPRHPDDPSGLAGRFVSGHGLIMIDRGDYYQIAYIIPKGADTEMRSEGIEALHQVLVNLVPWLGDRVGTLTSFDDVKLLDVQLDRLRRWYTDGALCIGDAAHAMSPVGGVGINLAVADAVATARLLAGPLHAGRLTTRELLRVQVRRWIPTAIIQAVQRTIHAQVVADVVAGNDGDAPRGVRLAGRLPALRRVLAYLVAIGPLSEHAPEFARPHG; from the coding sequence GTGGCTGTCGCATCCGAGGAAACCACCTGTGTCATCGCCGGCGGCGGTCCGGCCGGCATGGTGCTTGGCCTGCTGTTAGCGCGCGGCGGTGTAAGAGTCACGGTGATGGAAAAACACGCGGATTTCCTGCGTGACTTCCGGGGCGACACCGTGCACGCCAGCACGCTGCGCCTGCTTGACGAACTCGGTTTGGGATCGCGCTTCGCCCAGCTCCCCCACCGCCTGATCGACAGCATCCAATTGGAGATGCAAGGCCAACCGTTGAACCTCGACTTGTCCCACCTGCCGGGCGCGCATCAGCACATCGCCCTGGTGCCGCAGTGGGACTTCCTGGAGCTGTTGGCCACCGCGGCCGAGACCGAACCCAGCTTCCGGTTGTTACGCAGCACCGAGGTGACCGGAGTGGTTCGCGACGGCGACCGCGTCACCGGCGTCACCTACCGCGACTCCAGCGGTGAGAGCAAGCAGATGCGTGCTTTGCTGACGGTGGCCTGCGACGGGCGCGGGTCCACGGTGCGCTCCGCGATCGGATTCGAACCGCGACGGTTCGGCGCCCCGATGGATGTCTGGTGGTTCCGGTTGCCTCGCCATCCCGACGACCCGAGCGGACTGGCCGGCAGGTTCGTGTCCGGACACGGGCTCATCATGATCGACCGCGGCGACTACTACCAGATCGCCTACATCATCCCCAAGGGCGCCGACACCGAAATGCGGTCGGAGGGCATCGAGGCGTTGCACCAGGTGCTGGTGAATCTGGTGCCCTGGCTCGGCGACCGGGTCGGCACACTGACTTCGTTCGACGACGTGAAACTGCTTGACGTGCAACTCGATCGGCTGCGCCGCTGGTACACCGACGGCGCCCTGTGCATCGGCGACGCGGCGCACGCGATGTCGCCGGTCGGCGGGGTGGGAATCAACCTCGCGGTCGCCGATGCGGTGGCCACCGCGCGATTGCTGGCCGGCCCGCTGCATGCCGGACGGCTAACCACACGCGAGCTGTTACGGGTGCAGGTGCGCCGCTGGATACCCACCGCGATCATCCAGGCCGTGCAACGGACGATCCACGCCCAAGTGGTCGCCGACGTGGTGGCCGGAAACGACGGCGACGCGCCCCGGGGCGTTCGGCTGGCCGGCCGGTTGCCGGCGCTGCGGCGAGTGCTCGCCTACTTGGTGGCGATCGGTCCGCTGTCCGAACACGCACCGGAATTCGCCAGACCGCACGGGTAA
- a CDS encoding sulfate ABC transporter substrate-binding protein: protein MDNASATRWRPLVALALIVGVVAACGGGPSDVVGGSGPSGAHTTITLVAYSAPEPGWSKVIPAFQSSEEGKSVQVITSYGASGDQSRGVAEGKPADLVNFSVEPDITRLVKAGKVSKDWNSDATKGIPFGSVVTFVVRKGNPKNIRDWDDLLRPGVEVITPSPLSSGSAKWNLLAPYAAKSEGGRNSQAGIDFVSQLVRDHVKLRPGSGREATDVFVQGSGDVLISYENEAIATERQGKPVEHVTPPQTFKIENPLAVVTTTPHLDAATAFRNFQYTAAAQKLWAQAGFRPVDPSVAAEFRDQFPLPSKLWTIADLGGWATVDPQLFDKNNGSITKIYTKATG, encoded by the coding sequence ATGGACAACGCCAGCGCCACGCGCTGGCGGCCTCTCGTCGCGCTCGCACTGATCGTCGGTGTTGTCGCGGCTTGTGGCGGCGGCCCCAGCGACGTCGTCGGCGGCAGTGGGCCGTCGGGCGCGCATACCACCATCACCCTGGTCGCCTACTCCGCCCCAGAACCCGGATGGAGCAAGGTGATTCCCGCATTCCAGTCCTCCGAGGAGGGCAAGAGCGTGCAGGTGATCACCTCCTACGGCGCCTCCGGTGACCAGTCCCGCGGGGTTGCCGAAGGGAAGCCGGCCGACCTGGTGAACTTCTCCGTCGAGCCCGACATCACCCGATTGGTCAAGGCTGGCAAGGTTTCCAAAGACTGGAACTCCGATGCGACCAAGGGCATCCCGTTCGGGTCGGTGGTGACTTTCGTAGTGCGCAAAGGCAATCCGAAGAACATCAGGGACTGGGATGACCTGCTGCGGCCCGGCGTCGAGGTCATCACGCCCAGCCCGCTGAGTTCGGGCTCGGCTAAATGGAATCTGCTCGCCCCGTATGCCGCCAAGAGCGAGGGCGGCCGGAATAGCCAGGCGGGGATCGACTTTGTCAGCCAGTTGGTGCGAGACCACGTGAAATTGCGCCCCGGGTCCGGTCGGGAAGCCACCGACGTTTTCGTCCAGGGCAGCGGCGACGTGTTGATCAGCTACGAGAACGAGGCCATCGCCACTGAGCGGCAAGGAAAGCCGGTCGAACACGTCACCCCGCCGCAGACCTTCAAGATCGAAAACCCGCTGGCGGTGGTGACAACGACCCCGCACCTGGACGCCGCCACCGCGTTCCGCAACTTCCAGTACACGGCGGCAGCGCAGAAGTTGTGGGCGCAGGCCGGTTTTCGGCCGGTTGACCCGTCGGTCGCGGCCGAATTCAGGGACCAGTTCCCGTTGCCGTCGAAGCTGTGGACGATCGCCGACCTGGGCGGCTGGGCCACGGTCGATCCGCAGCTTTTCGACAAGAACAACGGCAGCATCACCAAGATCTATACGAAGGCCACCGGATGA